In the Bacillota bacterium genome, TCCTTCGTCTCACCCGAGGCGAGCAAGCCTAACAATCTGGAAACGGGAAACGTCAGTCCCCTTATGCAGGGCTTTCCGGTACATATTTCCGGGTCTATCGTTATCCGCTCGAACTTCATCACCACCATCTTCTCTCTTTATTTATGATACCTCTTGTCATAAACCGTGTCGTTTGGCCTGTTGTGCTAGGGCCATGAAGATCACCACGGCCAGGCACCGGTAGCCTCCTAGATATGCACATGGCCTATCGTAATCCTTGAACTCTATCTGCACCGTCGTCGAACCTCCTCTTACTTGCAAGGCGATACCCGCAGTAGATAGTGTCAGAAGAGGAAGGCTGAGCCTTGAACACAATTAACTTGACGCTATCTGCGAAAGTACACTTATATAATATGGTATATTATGGCAGCATACAACGGAACGTACGCTTACCTGACAGGATAACCATAACTCATGCTGCCCTTGTGCTTATCTCGTGAACTCGAGTTCCTCAAGAAACCGGATACAGGTCTCGAAAACCTCG is a window encoding:
- a CDS encoding DUF433 domain-containing protein: MMKFERITIDPEICTGKPCIRGLTFPVSRLLGLLASGETKEEILKEYPYLEPGDIDEALRFAAFHNEEEALEIAK